The segment ATTTTTCGCAATAAAAACTCCCCTTTCTTATTGTAATCCCTTAAACTTATAACATAGTCATGCCTCTTAGTATAACACTGTGATTGCTTTGAAAAAAGGGCGTAGTTTACATTAAGACGGTTTGAAAAAAATAAAGGTTTCCATTTTAGATAGATTCGTTCACACTAATAAAAAAATCGTTTATTTGAGGTGAGTAATTGACTTTTTTAGCAGTTGGGATTGGCGGCGCTTTCGGTGCATTGGTGCGCTATTCATTAAGTGGATGGCTAATTGTTTCAAATGGCTTCCCGTACATGACATTAAGTATTAATTTAGTAGGAAGTTTTTTGCTAGCCTATTTACTTACACGACAAACAATCTTTCGCAATCCACTAGTAAAATTAACGATAACGACAGGCTTCTTAGGTGGTTTTACGACCTTTTCTACATTTAGTTTGGAAGCTTTTTTGTTATTAGAGCAAAAATTGTATGGAAGCGCCCTTATTTATATCGTTTGCAGTAGCATTGGTTGCGTATTGGCAAGTTATACCGGATTTCGATTTGCCAAAAGGGGGAAATAAGTTTGATTTTTGTTGCACTTGGTGGCTTTTTCGGGGCAATTGCGCGTTACGGGTTAAGCCAATTCATTCAATCGATTTTTAATACAGCTTATCCAATTGCGACCTTTTTAATTAATAGTTTAGGTTCATTTCTTATTGGATTTGCTGTCGGACAAGGCTTTTCAACATCGGTTCATCTTTTTGCGGTCATTGGTTTTTTAGGTGCATTTACGACTTTTTCCACCTTTTCATTTGATATCATTCAATTACTTGAAAAAAATGAAGTGAAAAGAGCGCTCTTGTATTTGATAAGTTCTGTTTTACTTGGTATTTTATTTGCTATGATTGGCTTTCAATTAAGCAATTGAGTCAACAAAATGCGTGCTGCCCTCTAATGAAGAGCAGCACGTATTTCCTTTACATATTTCGGATGACTAATACATCGCACGGGGCATAGCGGACAATACCTTCTGAGACAGAGCCGAGTAAAAACCTTTCAACGCCGCCCATTCCAGAAATACCACAAATAATCAGGTCAATATTATGTTTTTGGGGTAGTTCCTTGACAATCATTTGCTTTGGGGAACCATACTCAATTATTTTATGAATCTCTGAAACGCCTGCTTGTAACGCATTGTTTTCAAATTTAGAAAGCATATCTTCTGCTAATTCAACAACTCGTTTTGCGATACTTCTGTCATAGGATTCATACATCGCAAATGAGCGTGTATCAATAACATGTACGATATAAAGCTTTGCGCCTTTATTATTTATCGCTACTTGAATGGCACGCTGAAATGCAAGTTCTGCTTCATTTGAACCATCAACGGCGACTAAAATATTTTTGTATGTTAATGTCATTTTTTATCCCCTCTCAAAATTATTTGAACGCGGTTAATTATAAATACCCTATTTCTATTGAAATTGAAACCATTGTTGTAAAATCATTTTTTCGCAAGTTGCATTTCATATAGCGCGATCCACTTTTCAACCGTCATTTTTTGGCAAAGTT is part of the Solibacillus sp. FSL K6-1523 genome and harbors:
- the crcB gene encoding fluoride efflux transporter CrcB: MTFLAVGIGGAFGALVRYSLSGWLIVSNGFPYMTLSINLVGSFLLAYLLTRQTIFRNPLVKLTITTGFLGGFTTFSTFSLEAFLLLEQKLYGSALIYIVCSSIGCVLASYTGFRFAKRGK
- the crcB gene encoding fluoride efflux transporter CrcB — its product is MIFVALGGFFGAIARYGLSQFIQSIFNTAYPIATFLINSLGSFLIGFAVGQGFSTSVHLFAVIGFLGAFTTFSTFSFDIIQLLEKNEVKRALLYLISSVLLGILFAMIGFQLSN
- a CDS encoding universal stress protein, whose product is MTLTYKNILVAVDGSNEAELAFQRAIQVAINNKGAKLYIVHVIDTRSFAMYESYDRSIAKRVVELAEDMLSKFENNALQAGVSEIHKIIEYGSPKQMIVKELPQKHNIDLIICGISGMGGVERFLLGSVSEGIVRYAPCDVLVIRNM